TCCCTTCCTCTTTATGATTATTCTGAAATATAAAATCGTCGTATACCTCTTGACTGATCCGGCCAGCTTCAAACAGGCTCTTCGCCCAAAAATCCAAACCCTGTTTTTCCTTAGTTCGCTCCTTTATGTTTACGTTTGTTTTCTGTTCACTCGATGTTAAATTGACCTCCCCAAATTGTTTTATTTCTTCCATCTTTCGATTATATCATAATAATCCATAGCCCGTATTTGACGCAAAATTTTGGGTGTGGTACTATGACGCCTTGTTTTTGTACGCACCCGAGACACAATACTGCTTTGCAGCGGAGGATTTATGTGGAGAATTGTTAGAGATGATTCGCGGCCGATACCCGCATCCCCAATCGAATTCTTCACTGAATTCATGAGGGACGATCCGGTTGCCGGCTGGGCGCTGGTTTTGAGCGCTGTCGCGCTCGCGATCAGTATCGCCGGCCAGTTTGCCGGCGTGGTTCATCCCTAGCCGCGTCCTCTCGGGCGCCCAATTCGACGGGAGCACAACACTCCCGTCGTACACAAAGGACATGTCGTTATCCGCGACGTGTTTTTTGTTTTTTTGGACCTATCGGGAGTCGAACCCGAACTCCATCCATGCCATGGATGTGTGATACCGCTTCACCATAGGCCCGTCAACGTTTTGTAAGTATAACAAAATTATGCTTAAATATCTAGACACGCGCAATAATATTGCGCACCCTTAGCTCAGTTGGTTAGAGCGCACGATTCACATTCGTGAGGTCTCAGGTTCGAACCCTGAAGGGTGCACACTCGGTGTGCGGCCTAACCTCGCAACTGCTTGCGAGGTGGCAGGGCGAGAAAGACTTTTCAATATCGCTAAGCAATCTGAAAAGTACCCGCGACGGTAGTCGAGAACCCTGAAGGGTGCACAGTCGCTCCATAAAAATACGAACTAACTCTTTTGACGGAGCATCTGATACGTGATATTATACATTTCGACTTCTTGTTCCTTACCAAGCTTACTGTAGGAGGAAAGCCGATGCCCGGTCACATGTCTAATTCTGAAGAGTTACTACCACTCCTCCCTATGCCGGCTGATAACGAGGTGTTCGAATTGACGCTCGACGGCGACCTCGCCACCAATCAGCCTAGCGCCATGATCGCCGAGTTCGTCAGTGGGCATGGGGAGTTCGAGTACAGAGGGCGACTTATCGTTGGCATAGAGACGCGCCGCTTCAGGTGGGTATCTATTGGCAGGCAGTTTGGCCTCGCCACAGTGAAGCGAGCACTGGCGGGGCAGAAAGTTCCTGAATGCCAATGGCTGAACGCCGTCGTGGCAAAGTACGAGATAACTCCGCACCTGCGAGGTATAGCCAACGCCTCGTGGGTCTCGCCCGACTTCCACGCCAACCTGTTCCCGTACATAAATTCAGGCGGGAACATCAGCCTCGAGTTTCCTGGTGTCCATATGGGCGGGTATTGGCGGTGGCTGGTCGAAATGGAGGAATGACCACCTGATTCTGGTCCTTGGTGTTGCCCCGCGTAGTCAGTTTGATACGCGGGGCTTCTGTTTATGGTTTCGCAAGTGCTATAATAAGAACTACAATTTTTATGTTCAACATTCCTAAACTTATCGCCGCTATCGGATACTTCGGTATCGGCGGGATTATCTTCGCCGAGTCGGGACTATTCTTCGGGTTCTTCTTGCCCGGTGACAGCCTGCTCTTTACCGCCGGATTCTTGGCCTCGCAGAACTTACTGAACATTTGGGCTCTCTTAATACTAACGTTCGTCTGTGCAGTACTTGGCGATCAGGTCGGATACTGGTTTGGCCGAAAGGCGGGGCCGAAGATATTTACAAAAGAAGAGTCTATCTTCTTTCATAAAGACCACATTACGCGCACGCAAGACTACTTTGCTATCCACGGCAAGAAGACAATAATCCTCGCTCGCTTCATCCCCATAATCCGCACATTCGCACCGATAATGGCAGGGGTCGGCAATATGGAATATTCGACATTTCTCTCATACAATATTATTGGTGGATTCGGTTGGACATTCGGCCTCACCCTCGCTGGGTACTTCCTTGGTAGTGTTATCCCGGACGTGGATAAATATCTACTGCCGATAATCACTGTCATTATTATATTATCGGTATTACCAGCAATTAAGCACTTCATCGTTGATGGCAGAAGAACGAAAGAAAAATAAGAACCTCCTGATTTCTCAAGGGGTTCTTATTTTCTAGAAGACTGTCTTATTGAGAGACTGTGGTTGTGGTCACAGGAGGAATAACTACTGTACCATTCTTCGCGGCGGCAAGAGCGGCATCAGCAGCCTTCTTCTCGGCGGCAAATGTTTCATTCGCCAACTGTATGGCAGCCTTGCGCTTCTCGTTCGCTGCCTTGATGGCGGCTACATGAACTTTTACCGCAGCCGTTATCGCTGACTTCTTTCCCTCGCGCTCGGCTTTAGCCTTATCTTGTAGCGCCTTTCTTTCCGTCTTTGCTTTTTCCAGAGCGGCCTTTTTATCTTCTCTCGCTTTCTCTGCTATCGCCTTTGCTTCTTGGCGCTTCGCTTCAATCTGTGCTTTAACGCTTCCAGCGTCCGGTGCGGCCGTTGTCTGAGCCAATACCGGTGCCGCCATAAGCATCAAACCTACTATCGCTAACTTCGATACATTTTTCATAAAAAAATAATTACTTGTAATACTTTAAGTATAGCACACTTCAAATAAAGTTTTCCACTTACAAAGTTTCTGCTACCTGTTATAATTATAAAGGGCATTAGTAATAAATTAGTAATAAATTTTTATGATGAACTATTCGAATTTTGGAACTATGGGATTCGGTTGGGTCGTGAGCCTAATTGGCACACTCTGGATTATACTTTTAATAGCAGCGATGATCGCCCTGATTAAATATCTTATGGGCGAGATTTCCGACACCAACCGCAAGCACCGTTCACCGATGGAAATGGTCAAGGAGCGTTATGCCAAGGGCGACATCGACAAGAAGGAATTCGACACCTTGCGCAAAGACCTGAAATAAAACATACTTGTCTTATGGACAAGAAGGATACAAGCTGGGAGAATGTGGCTGTCTGGTACGACAGCCACTTGCATTCATCAGACACTTATCAGGAGCAGGTTATTTTACCTAAACTTACGGAGCTACTAATGCTTGCACCGGATGACACTTTGCTTGATTTAGCTTGCGGTCAGGGTTATTTTTCTCACGCGCTACTCCCCTTTGTCGGACACGTTATCGGTGTAGATATGTCAGAGTCATTAATAGATTTTGCGCGCAAAGCTACACAGATCAAGGATCTCGAACGCATAGAATTCCATGTGAGCGAATCGCACAAGCTTGCCATGCTTGCCGACGCGAGCGTGGATAAAATTATCATAGTACTTGCTCTGCAAAATATCAGGGAGCTGGAAACGACGTTGCAAGAATGCGCCCGCGTTCTTAGGCCGTCCGGTAGTCTGCACATCGTCCTTAATCATCCTATGTTCAGAATTCCCAAATACAGCGACTGGCGCTACGACACAGCCAAGAAGGCGCAAGTACGCGAGGTGTGGCGTTATTATTCTGAATTCAGCTCGTCTATTATTATGAACCCCGGAGCGAAGAAGGATAAACAAACGACGGTATCGTTTCATCGACCGCTTGCATCATTTATAAAAGCCGGAGCAAAGGCGGGATTCTTGTTGTCGAATCTGGAAGAATGGGCTTCTAATAAAGAGAGTGAACCGGGTCCGAAAGCCCAACTCGAGAACATTGCCCGCAAGGAGATACCGCTCTTTATGTATTTGCAATTACAGAAGAAATAATCATGTCTAAATACTATTCAGGCAAACGCAGTAGAAATATTTATGAATCCGACTCGAAGACACCGTTCCGTTTGAGCCGTTCTAAAATAGATTTATTTTTAAACTGTAAGCGCTGTTTCTATCTAGACAGAAAGCTTGGCGTTGGTCAACCGCCCGGATACCCTTTCAGTCTTAACTCTGCCGTTGATACTTTATTAAAAAAAGAATTTGATATTCACCGTGCCGCACATACGCCACATCCGATGATGTCGGCTTACGGCTTGGATGCTATTCCATTTCATCATGAGAAGATGGATGAGTGGCGCGACGCGCTACGCGGAGGCATTACATATACTGATCCGGAAACTAACTTCTATGTCACAGGCGGAGTTGATGATGTCTGGCGTCATGCACCGGAAGGCCAGCTCATAATAGTAGACTATAAGGCCACGTCTAAGACGTCTGAAGTATCGTTGGATGCCGACTGGCAGATCGGTTACAAACGCCAAATGGAAGTGTACCAATGGCTCTTCCGTATGAACGGCTTCGATGTATCCGAAACAGGCTACTTCGTCTACTGCAACGGCGATACCGACAAAGAAGCCTTCGACGGTAAACTTGAGTTCAATATCAAGCTCATTCCATATAAAGGCGACCCGAGCTGGATACCTCAAACGCTCAAAGATATCAAATCGTGTCTCGAATCCGCAGATTTGCCAGATTCGAGTCCTGATTGCGACTATTGTCTATATAGAAAGCTAACTAAAGAATATGAAAGGTAATACGTATACCAAAGCAGGTAAAAAACAAGGCCGGCCGGCATTCCGCACCGCGTCAGTCTATCGCAATAACAAAGGCGTGAAGACTCGCGCGATAAAAGCCTCGTTCAACGGCTTCAGCGGGAATCAAAAATTTCCAAAATAACCTTCAAATAGAGAGTTGAACTCTCTGAAATTAAGGATAAAATAACTATTACATGAGCATACTATTGATTGTAGGAATAATTATAAATACAATGGCTTTTGGAGTAATGGGGTTTCGTAATCAGAAACTAGGCATAAAAGTACCAAAAATATTGCTAAGAGAAATATTTAATATTCCAATTACTGTTATTTACTATTTGAGTTTTGTAGTGATTTTACTTTCTCCTGATAGTTGGCTACAAAAAATAATAATAGCTTTATCAATGCAATTTTTGATTAACCACATTATCTGGGGATCTATAACTGGTATTGTTGCGGGTATAATAGTACGAAGGAATAAATAATAAGTAGTAATTCAGACTTTTCCACAACTAGAGAGTTCAACTCTCTATAATAAGGCTTTTTGTGATAAACTGATTTTATGGACAGGGCACCAATTGAAGAAGACACATTTCATCATGTTTATAACCGTGGCGTTGATAAGCGAACGATCTTCGAAGACGACGCAGACCATCGAAGATTTATCCTATACCTGAATGTCTTGAATGACACACAGATTGAGAGCCCAAACACCTTTGAGGCGCTCGAGCGACGACATAAAGATTCACCACTTGGCGAGCGGTTGGTGAATATTTGCGCATTCTGTCTTATGCCTAACCA
Above is a window of Candidatus Paceibacterota bacterium DNA encoding:
- a CDS encoding VTT domain-containing protein, translating into MFNIPKLIAAIGYFGIGGIIFAESGLFFGFFLPGDSLLFTAGFLASQNLLNIWALLILTFVCAVLGDQVGYWFGRKAGPKIFTKEESIFFHKDHITRTQDYFAIHGKKTIILARFIPIIRTFAPIMAGVGNMEYSTFLSYNIIGGFGWTFGLTLAGYFLGSVIPDVDKYLLPIITVIIILSVLPAIKHFIVDGRRTKEK
- a CDS encoding SHOCT domain-containing protein; translation: MNYSNFGTMGFGWVVSLIGTLWIILLIAAMIALIKYLMGEISDTNRKHRSPMEMVKERYAKGDIDKKEFDTLRKDLK
- a CDS encoding class I SAM-dependent methyltransferase, which encodes MDKKDTSWENVAVWYDSHLHSSDTYQEQVILPKLTELLMLAPDDTLLDLACGQGYFSHALLPFVGHVIGVDMSESLIDFARKATQIKDLERIEFHVSESHKLAMLADASVDKIIIVLALQNIRELETTLQECARVLRPSGSLHIVLNHPMFRIPKYSDWRYDTAKKAQVREVWRYYSEFSSSIIMNPGAKKDKQTTVSFHRPLASFIKAGAKAGFLLSNLEEWASNKESEPGPKAQLENIARKEIPLFMYLQLQKK
- a CDS encoding PD-(D/E)XK nuclease family protein, with protein sequence MSKYYSGKRSRNIYESDSKTPFRLSRSKIDLFLNCKRCFYLDRKLGVGQPPGYPFSLNSAVDTLLKKEFDIHRAAHTPHPMMSAYGLDAIPFHHEKMDEWRDALRGGITYTDPETNFYVTGGVDDVWRHAPEGQLIIVDYKATSKTSEVSLDADWQIGYKRQMEVYQWLFRMNGFDVSETGYFVYCNGDTDKEAFDGKLEFNIKLIPYKGDPSWIPQTLKDIKSCLESADLPDSSPDCDYCLYRKLTKEYER